Proteins from a genomic interval of Candidatus Babela massiliensis:
- a CDS encoding AAA family ATPase — protein MKKQKLLLIFIIITSISKTFGMQDPKAAGTGILNAVQQFTESPLGQGVINGMEWIEERINKGVNFIEKKLQENLKTSETQALDAQRTKIRSYKRKRDSYYTTPQEKAELNEKIRICKEEKKKIREKYENKREQLKDKITEELQKTTDMSRRMVEENNRAENDLKSKAVEASIVAEHNVIIATKWIAAAPVITVVGCGAWHGSKIVANQIQKYLNYIPTIAEETSLISTKEKLVNYLTGKKFESNINDVILEKDLSERVSKLSQAIKCATENEAYFRHMTFYGPPGTGKTMLAKRIARSSGLEYIYFAGGSALDQLPIEDALARLVELFEFAKRSSKKLMIIIDEAEVLLADRSKNLSDKTRKLLNLILGYTGTETNNFIIVALTNRPEDLDSAFLSRCDEKIAIGVPGLEQRVGILELYINKFLIEKTKVQPQPKLLQRIMGAKNPPKPISIEKDALDSDIIMEIAQKLEGFVGRDIAKLVIAIQSEAYITPNRCVTKEIIEKVVQQKIEQKLLEDKEFKE, from the coding sequence ATGAAAAAACAAAAATTACTCTTAATTTTTATAATTATAACATCCATTAGTAAAACATTTGGCATGCAAGATCCTAAAGCAGCAGGTACAGGAATATTAAACGCTGTACAACAATTTACCGAATCTCCTTTAGGCCAAGGCGTAATAAATGGAATGGAATGGATAGAGGAACGAATAAACAAAGGAGTAAATTTTATAGAAAAAAAATTACAAGAAAATTTAAAAACTTCTGAAACTCAAGCACTGGATGCGCAAAGGACTAAAATTCGTTCATATAAAAGAAAACGAGATTCTTATTATACAACACCTCAAGAAAAAGCAGAATTAAATGAAAAAATCAGAATTTGTAAAGAAGAAAAAAAGAAGATTAGAGAAAAATATGAAAATAAAAGAGAACAACTAAAGGACAAAATAACAGAAGAACTTCAAAAAACTACAGATATGAGTAGAAGAATGGTAGAAGAAAATAATAGAGCTGAAAATGATTTAAAATCAAAAGCAGTTGAAGCTAGTATTGTCGCAGAACATAATGTGATAATAGCTACAAAATGGATCGCTGCCGCTCCGGTAATTACCGTAGTTGGTTGTGGTGCATGGCATGGAAGTAAAATAGTCGCTAATCAAATACAAAAATACTTAAATTATATACCAACTATCGCAGAAGAAACTTCTCTAATCTCTACTAAAGAAAAATTAGTAAATTACTTAACAGGTAAAAAATTCGAATCTAATATAAATGACGTTATTTTAGAAAAAGATTTATCTGAGCGTGTATCAAAATTATCTCAAGCAATTAAATGTGCAACAGAAAATGAAGCATACTTCAGACATATGACATTCTACGGTCCTCCAGGAACAGGTAAGACTATGCTTGCAAAAAGAATCGCTCGTAGTTCTGGTCTTGAATATATTTACTTTGCTGGTGGTTCTGCTTTAGATCAATTACCAATTGAAGATGCTCTTGCAAGATTAGTTGAACTATTTGAATTTGCAAAAAGATCTTCTAAAAAACTTATGATCATTATCGATGAAGCTGAAGTTCTTCTTGCTGATAGAAGCAAAAATTTAAGTGATAAAACTCGTAAATTACTTAACTTAATACTTGGTTATACAGGTACTGAGACTAATAACTTTATAATCGTTGCTTTAACAAATAGACCTGAAGATTTAGATAGCGCATTCTTAAGTCGTTGTGATGAAAAAATAGCAATTGGAGTACCAGGACTTGAGCAAAGAGTAGGTATACTTGAACTTTATATAAACAAATTTTTAATTGAAAAAACTAAAGTTCAACCACAACCAAAATTACTTCAAAGAATAATGGGCGCCAAGAACCCACCTAAACCGATAAGCATAGAAAAAGATGCATTAGATTCTGATATTATTATGGAAATTGCTCAAAAACTTGAAGGGTTTGTAGGCCGTGATATTGCTAAATTGGTAATTGCTATACAATCAGAAGCTTATATAACACCAAATAGATGTGTTACTAAAGAGATCATAGAGAAAGTTGTTCAACAAAAAATAGAACAAAAACTCTTAGAAGATAAAGAATTTAAAGAGTAA
- a CDS encoding acylphosphatase, translating into MNKCLRINIILETLENKEENLKNIIQRFAKKHELEGLAQSIDHNHIKVIVCGEKENVDNFVDKIHKEISTFDIQDIEIEPFTKDKDYRGVFRLIE; encoded by the coding sequence GTGAATAAATGTCTAAGAATAAATATTATTTTAGAAACACTTGAGAATAAAGAAGAAAATTTAAAAAATATAATACAAAGATTTGCCAAAAAACATGAATTAGAAGGACTTGCTCAAAGTATAGATCATAATCATATAAAAGTAATAGTATGTGGCGAAAAAGAAAATGTAGATAATTTTGTCGATAAAATACATAAAGAAATATCTACCTTTGATATACAAGATATAGAAATAGAACCTTTTACAAAGGATAAAGATTATAGAGGTGTATTTAGATTAATTGAATAA
- a CDS encoding ABC transporter ATP-binding protein, with amino-acid sequence MRSIRIQNLTKKFNGEVIIDNLNLHIPSGKIFVLLGPSGCGKTTLLRLIGGFENVNSGKIYLGQEDITNLPINKRKINTVFQNYALFPHLNVFENVAYSLNIKKLPKDIIKDKVIKILNTVHLESQIYKDIDQLSGGQQQRVALARAIVNEPDVLLLDEPLAALDLKLREKMLLELIELQDKLKTTFIYVTHDQLEALTLADQMAIMNIGGKIEQIGTPKEIYEFPVSTFVARFVGSTNILYGKVKKENNKDLIDIKDLGTFEVYIKEQNNNVINYSEYKAISIRPEKIFITTKETPGFSNVVTGTVDSIIYHGRSTQYNVKVKNNMILQVFQQNEEHFPKEVIDYDSKVYLYFQKENVVLLKK; translated from the coding sequence ATGAGAAGCATAAGAATTCAAAACTTAACCAAAAAATTTAATGGTGAAGTTATAATAGATAATTTAAATTTACATATACCTTCAGGAAAAATTTTTGTTCTTTTAGGTCCTAGTGGTTGTGGAAAAACTACTCTTTTAAGATTAATAGGCGGCTTTGAAAACGTAAATTCAGGTAAAATTTACTTAGGTCAAGAAGATATAACAAATTTGCCTATTAATAAAAGAAAAATAAATACAGTTTTTCAAAATTATGCATTATTTCCTCATTTAAATGTATTTGAAAATGTTGCTTATAGTTTAAATATCAAAAAGTTACCTAAAGATATAATCAAAGATAAAGTAATTAAGATTTTAAACACTGTACATTTAGAATCCCAAATATATAAAGATATAGATCAGTTATCTGGAGGGCAACAGCAAAGAGTAGCCCTTGCAAGAGCTATAGTAAATGAGCCTGATGTACTTCTTTTAGATGAACCGCTTGCAGCATTAGATCTAAAATTAAGAGAAAAAATGCTTCTTGAATTAATAGAATTACAAGATAAGCTAAAAACCACTTTTATTTATGTAACTCATGATCAATTAGAAGCACTTACTCTTGCTGATCAAATGGCAATAATGAATATAGGTGGAAAAATAGAACAAATTGGAACACCAAAAGAGATCTACGAATTTCCAGTTTCAACTTTTGTCGCAAGATTTGTTGGAAGTACCAATATTTTATATGGAAAAGTGAAAAAAGAAAATAATAAAGACTTAATCGATATTAAAGACCTTGGCACTTTTGAAGTTTATATAAAAGAACAAAATAATAATGTTATAAACTATTCAGAATATAAAGCAATAAGCATAAGACCAGAAAAAATATTTATTACAACAAAAGAAACACCAGGATTTTCTAATGTAGTTACTGGAACTGTAGATTCAATCATATATCATGGTAGATCTACACAATATAATGTTAAAGTTAAAAATAATATGATATTACAAGTATTTCAACAAAATGAAGAACATTTTCCTAAAGAAGTAATCGATTATGACAGTAAAGTTTACTTATACTTTCAAAAAGAAAATGTTGTACTTTTAAAGAAATAA
- a CDS encoding ABC transporter permease encodes MKLKEIKKESPFFVVSLGLVWQALFFYLPLIFLIIISFVKYDTENATVFKLTFDNFKFFFKPIYFHIILKSLLIALLNATLCFIFGYPLAYFLAFKAQKFKNFLLFLVILPFWTNFLLHIYAWSYVLDRSGLINSILLSAGIIQEPLELFNSMFAIIIVMLYCYLPFMILPIYSVLERVNKNILEASADLGASIWSTWYKVILPLSISGVISGFSLVFVPTFAEFAIPSLVGGDKYVFVGTVITQYILSGDNFSLGTAFTLIASLSLILFISIIYLIKKKNNKNE; translated from the coding sequence ATGAAACTTAAAGAAATAAAAAAAGAATCGCCATTTTTTGTTGTTTCATTAGGACTTGTTTGGCAAGCTCTATTTTTCTATTTACCACTTATATTTTTAATTATTATAAGTTTTGTTAAATATGATACTGAGAATGCCACAGTATTCAAATTAACTTTTGATAATTTCAAATTTTTCTTCAAGCCAATATATTTTCATATTATATTAAAGTCACTTTTAATTGCACTTCTAAATGCCACATTATGTTTTATTTTTGGATATCCTCTTGCCTATTTTTTGGCATTTAAAGCTCAAAAATTTAAGAATTTTTTACTATTTTTAGTAATACTACCATTTTGGACCAATTTTTTATTACATATCTATGCATGGTCTTATGTTCTTGATAGATCAGGTTTAATTAATAGTATATTGCTCTCAGCTGGTATTATCCAAGAACCACTAGAGTTATTTAACTCTATGTTTGCAATTATTATAGTTATGCTTTATTGCTATTTACCATTCATGATATTACCTATATACTCCGTACTTGAAAGAGTAAATAAAAATATTTTAGAAGCTTCAGCTGACTTAGGAGCATCTATTTGGTCTACTTGGTACAAAGTTATATTACCATTATCAATTTCGGGGGTAATTTCAGGTTTTTCGCTGGTATTTGTTCCTACTTTTGCGGAATTTGCAATACCAAGCTTAGTAGGCGGTGATAAATATGTATTTGTCGGCACAGTAATTACACAATATATATTATCAGGAGATAACTTCTCATTAGGAACCGCGTTCACATTAATAGCTTCACTTTCACTTATATTATTTATATCAATAATATATTTAATTAAAAAGAAGAATAATAAAAATGAATAA
- a CDS encoding ABC transporter permease, with translation MNNIFKSISKISLPVFVSLVFLFLYIPILILVFFSFTDSSVPVFLGTKNFSLKWYYALLESPEIWRAFYISTITGVSATFLSLFISLSLIYYNLMTGSGKNLLYAFYANIVIPEIVVAVGLLTFLSYLNIELSLTTLIISHTILGLGYTVPIIYSRYLSMDKKIIESSMDLGATLTQTFFKIVIPSLMPAIFAAGLLAFIISFDDFILSFFLSGSQTQTLSILIYSMIRTGTSAIVNALSTIMLIISSFLVLIFCSLNTKTKIF, from the coding sequence ATGAATAATATTTTTAAATCGATTTCCAAAATAAGTTTACCGGTTTTTGTATCACTAGTTTTCTTATTTTTATATATCCCTATACTAATATTAGTATTCTTTTCATTTACCGACTCTTCTGTTCCAGTCTTTTTAGGAACAAAAAATTTCTCTCTAAAGTGGTACTATGCTCTTTTGGAATCCCCTGAAATTTGGCGTGCATTTTATATATCTACTATAACGGGTGTCTCTGCAACTTTTTTAAGCTTATTTATCTCTTTAAGCTTAATTTACTATAACTTAATGACAGGATCAGGTAAGAATTTACTTTATGCTTTTTATGCAAATATAGTAATCCCTGAAATAGTTGTTGCTGTAGGATTATTAACTTTTTTAAGTTATCTTAACATTGAACTTTCTTTGACTACATTAATCATATCACACACTATATTGGGTCTTGGTTATACTGTACCTATTATTTATAGTAGATATCTATCAATGGACAAGAAAATTATCGAATCTTCTATGGATTTAGGAGCTACTTTAACACAAACTTTTTTCAAGATAGTAATACCATCTTTAATGCCTGCAATATTTGCAGCTGGACTATTAGCATTCATTATATCATTTGATGATTTTATATTATCATTCTTTCTCTCAGGTAGCCAAACTCAAACTTTATCTATTTTAATTTATAGTATGATTAGAACTGGAACTTCTGCTATTGTAAATGCTCTGTCTACTATTATGCTTATAATAAGTAGCTTTTTAGTACTAATATTTTGTTCACTCAATACAAAAACTAAAATTTTTTAA
- a CDS encoding ABC transporter substrate-binding protein, which translates to MIYNFTYKTILIRISIILLWIAIIFGFLLFPGLIRNSKLDNSINVLAWSGMYDLNYISNFEQKTGIKVRISYYESNEELLVKLRTTKGKGYDLIIPGDYAVHILKNENLLKKLDKSKLEFLPYLNPILLGHYYDKNNEYSLPAEWAVFGLGINKEYFEKHKINIFESWSLVFDNKYNYKIAMANDPLVSIPIASLYLFGDLNDLNIEKLEKIKELLIKQKKYIEAYAEFRPDYYLTSKSAQIAVSSSAYIFRALQSNNTIDFIIPQEGTLVTIENFALPKRTKKENLVYKFLNFLMDPQTVKHHFESEQALFPVTTNVFDQLDLKPNIKKLLTIGKESFNKFHFLRIDKLKAPVNEEYLRELWITIKTT; encoded by the coding sequence ATGATCTATAATTTTACATACAAAACTATATTAATTAGAATTTCTATAATTCTTTTATGGATAGCAATTATCTTTGGATTTCTATTATTTCCAGGACTAATAAGAAACTCTAAACTAGACAATAGCATCAACGTACTTGCATGGTCTGGAATGTATGATTTAAATTACATATCAAATTTTGAACAAAAAACAGGAATAAAAGTAAGAATCAGTTACTATGAAAGCAATGAAGAACTGCTTGTAAAATTAAGAACAACAAAAGGTAAAGGCTATGATCTTATTATTCCAGGAGATTATGCTGTTCATATATTAAAAAACGAAAATCTACTCAAAAAGTTAGATAAAAGTAAACTTGAGTTTTTACCATATTTAAATCCTATTCTTCTTGGACATTACTATGATAAAAATAATGAATATAGTCTTCCAGCAGAATGGGCTGTATTTGGTCTTGGAATTAACAAAGAATATTTTGAAAAACATAAAATTAATATATTTGAATCTTGGTCTTTAGTTTTTGATAATAAATATAATTATAAAATAGCAATGGCAAATGATCCTCTTGTTTCAATACCAATAGCCTCTTTATACTTATTTGGAGATCTGAACGATCTAAATATAGAAAAATTAGAAAAAATAAAAGAACTATTAATAAAGCAAAAAAAATATATCGAAGCTTATGCCGAATTTAGACCAGATTATTATTTAACCTCAAAAAGTGCTCAAATAGCAGTATCATCAAGTGCCTATATCTTTAGAGCTTTACAAAGTAATAATACAATAGATTTTATAATACCTCAAGAAGGGACATTAGTAACTATAGAAAATTTTGCTTTACCTAAAAGAACAAAAAAAGAAAATCTTGTTTATAAATTCTTAAACTTCTTAATGGATCCTCAAACAGTTAAACATCATTTTGAAAGTGAACAAGCATTATTTCCGGTAACAACAAACGTATTTGATCAACTCGATTTAAAACCAAATATCAAAAAGTTATTAACTATCGGCAAAGAAAGTTTTAATAAATTTCACTTCTTAAGAATTGACAAATTAAAAGCCCCCGTAAATGAAGAATATTTACGAGAGCTTTGGATAACTATTAAAACAACTTAG
- the metG gene encoding methionine--tRNA ligase, with protein sequence MYKFDNNKKKFYVTTPIYYVTAKPHLGSLYSTLLADVACRWYKLKNYNTFFLTGTDEHGQKVAEAAFKANMPPQEFVDSFISDYKKTWNDYNIVYDDFIRTTNESHVKAVQFWLKKLIESGDIYKSFYSGFYCTPCETYVTEKDINSNETVLCSSCARETKYISEESYFFRLSAYQDRLLKFYEENPDFIIPQERLNEVISFVKQGLKDLSISRTTVKWGIPFPEDNKHVTYVWADALNNYITAIGYGNPTKEDQFNYLWPADLQIIGKDILRFHAVYWPAFLMASELALPKHILAHGWIIVNKQKMSKSLGNVIDPQVLLDNYGSDIVRYYLTRYMAVTQDSEFNIDDLERHVNSDLADALGNLLNRMIALSYKHELHEVKAPENWSTKELELRDSFWSYLDIIVQYMQDGYFYMALSTIFKFINQVNSYFHYKEPWKIKDKNEFNEVISATCHSIYSIAILLWPVMPVKMEQLLKTLNINLELKTDLISELSQNRWDKTFMLNKSELLFKKFDLNKEKDQEIKQNTSGATLVKDKVNSTDMSLENIKIEDLSKVIILTGTIISCQEVPKSDKLYKLQVDFGDYGIKQIVSGIKKSYSESDLIGQQNIFVFNLEPRKIFGLESHGMILVSKVSENDNKIVLVRPIEKVQNGTRLS encoded by the coding sequence ATGTACAAATTTGATAATAATAAAAAAAAATTTTATGTCACAACACCTATATATTATGTGACAGCTAAGCCCCATTTAGGCTCACTATATTCAACTTTACTAGCTGATGTTGCTTGTCGTTGGTATAAACTCAAGAATTATAATACCTTTTTTTTAACAGGAACTGATGAGCATGGTCAAAAAGTAGCTGAAGCGGCATTTAAAGCTAATATGCCTCCTCAAGAGTTTGTAGATAGCTTTATATCTGATTATAAAAAAACTTGGAATGATTATAATATTGTTTATGATGATTTTATAAGAACTACTAATGAATCTCATGTAAAAGCAGTTCAATTTTGGCTTAAAAAGCTTATAGAAAGCGGTGATATATATAAATCATTTTATAGTGGATTTTATTGTACTCCGTGCGAAACTTATGTAACTGAAAAGGATATTAATTCAAACGAAACCGTTCTATGTTCTTCATGTGCGCGAGAGACTAAATATATATCAGAAGAATCTTACTTTTTCCGTTTATCGGCTTATCAAGATAGATTGTTAAAATTTTATGAAGAGAATCCCGATTTTATAATTCCTCAAGAAAGACTTAATGAAGTAATTAGCTTTGTAAAACAAGGGCTTAAAGATTTAAGCATATCAAGAACTACAGTTAAGTGGGGTATACCATTTCCTGAAGATAACAAACACGTAACTTATGTATGGGCAGATGCTTTAAATAATTATATAACTGCTATTGGTTACGGTAATCCTACCAAAGAGGATCAATTTAATTATCTATGGCCTGCTGATTTACAGATAATAGGTAAAGATATATTAAGATTCCATGCTGTATATTGGCCCGCGTTTTTAATGGCCTCTGAACTTGCTTTGCCTAAACATATTCTTGCTCATGGCTGGATAATAGTTAATAAGCAAAAGATGTCTAAATCACTTGGTAATGTTATAGATCCTCAAGTGTTACTTGATAATTATGGATCTGATATAGTTCGTTATTATTTAACTCGTTATATGGCGGTTACTCAAGATTCAGAATTTAATATAGATGATTTAGAAAGACATGTTAATTCAGATTTAGCTGATGCTTTAGGTAACCTTTTAAATAGAATGATTGCACTATCTTATAAGCATGAGCTTCATGAAGTTAAAGCACCTGAAAATTGGTCAACTAAAGAATTAGAATTAAGAGATTCATTTTGGAGTTATTTAGATATTATTGTTCAATATATGCAAGATGGTTATTTCTATATGGCTTTATCAACTATTTTTAAATTTATTAATCAAGTAAATTCTTATTTTCATTATAAAGAACCTTGGAAAATCAAAGATAAGAATGAATTTAATGAAGTTATTTCAGCAACTTGCCATAGTATTTATTCTATTGCTATATTGCTCTGGCCTGTAATGCCAGTCAAGATGGAGCAACTTTTAAAGACATTGAATATAAATTTAGAATTAAAAACCGATTTAATAAGTGAATTAAGTCAAAATAGATGGGATAAAACATTTATGTTAAATAAATCAGAGTTATTGTTCAAAAAATTTGATCTTAATAAAGAAAAAGATCAAGAAATTAAGCAAAATACTTCTGGAGCTACTTTGGTGAAAGATAAAGTCAATTCAACTGATATGTCGCTTGAAAATATTAAAATAGAAGATTTGAGTAAAGTAATTATTTTGACGGGTACTATAATATCGTGTCAAGAGGTTCCCAAATCCGATAAACTGTATAAATTACAAGTAGATTTTGGTGATTATGGTATAAAACAGATTGTCTCTGGTATAAAAAAATCTTACTCTGAAAGTGATTTAATTGGGCAACAAAATATTTTTGTATTTAATTTAGAACCAAGAAAAATATTTGGATTAGAATCTCATGGCATGATTCTAGTTTCTAAAGTCTCTGAAAATGATAATAAAATAGTATTAGTCAGACCGATTGAAAAAGTTCAAAATGGGACAAGATTAAGCTAA